One region of Oryza sativa Japonica Group chromosome 10, ASM3414082v1 genomic DNA includes:
- the LOC4349329 gene encoding 14 kDa proline-rich protein DC2.15 — MAAKAALVLAVSLLVVAVASACTYCPEPPTPKPKPPAPRPPTPGGGAGSCPRDALKLHVCANVLGLVKAKIGAVAPYEPCCSLLDGLVDLDAAVCLCTAIKANVLGLNLNIPIDLSLILNNCGKICPSDYQCA, encoded by the coding sequence ATGGCGGCGAAGGCAGCGCTCGTTCTAGCGGTGAGCCTCCTGGTGGTGGCCGTGGCGAGCGCCTGCACCTACTGCCCGGAGCCGCCGacgccgaagccgaagccgccggcgccgaggccgccgacgcccggcggcggcgccgggtcgTGCCCGCGCGACGCGCTGAAGCTGCACGTGTGCGCCAACGTGCTCGGCCTCGTGAAGGCCAAGATCGGCGCGGTGGCGCCGTACGAGCCCTGCTGCTCGCTGCTCGACGGCCTCGtcgacctcgacgccgccgtctgCCTCTGCACCGCCATCAAGGCCAACGTGCTCGGCCTCAACCTCAACATCCCCATCGACCTCAGCCTCATCCTCAACAACTGCGGCAAGATCTGCCCATCCGACTACCAGTGTGCTTAA